ACTGTGAAGAAAATTTGAATCTTTGCCTGAAAGCGATAATTGCATTCATAAAGCTCTCTTGCTAACCTATAAATTTTAGAAACCAATCGTTATATGTTTGGAAAAGCGTTACTATGATTAAAAAGCAGAAAATCTCACGCAATTTTCATCTTCCAGTGCGGCAAAGATCTTCTCTTTTGCCGGGATCAAACACTCCATAGTGGAAAAGCTGCCGCAGTGCGCCGCGCCCTTCTGCTTGGCAACGCTATTCCAGCAGCTCGCGGAAATCGCGGATATACCTGTCCGACATCTGGCGCATTAAGGTTTCTTCCTCTTTACTGTGTGGGTCGTACACACCTACTGTGTAAAATCCGCCGTCCCGCGCACCACGCAGCGCACCCGGCAAATCCTCAAACACGGCGCATTCCTGTGGGCGGCGCTCCATCCGCCGGGCCGCTTCCTCGTAAATATCGGGGAAGCCCTTTCCACGGCTCACCTCCGACACGGTGACTACCGCATCAAACCAATCCAATATCCCGTGGCGCTCCAGTGTGGGAACAAACAGCTCGCGATAGGAAGAGGTTGCTACGGCAAGGGGTACCCCCTGCTCCCGCAGGTAAGAAAGATACTCTTTGGCTCCGGGCTTCAATTCTACCCGAAACCGGTAGGCATCCTGCGCCATCCGGTTCCACTCCTCCGTCAGCTGCTGTGGGGTGTCCGGCAGCTGAAAGCGGCGGATGGTATACTCCGCCGATGCCCAAAAGCCGAGCAGGGCCACCGCCTTCGCGTAATCCTCCGGCACCGGAATTCCCCGGCGGCCCAAGGAGTCGCGGTCGATCTGCGCCCAAACTCCCATGGAATCCAGCAGTGTACCGTCCAAATCAAAAACCGCTCCCTGAAACTGTTTCACACACATTCTCCCTCATTTGAGTTTTTTATTTCTATTATTGTAGCATACAAACAGTATTAATTTAAAATAAATTATTTGTGGTATCTACCCCGGGGCTTCTGCCTGCGCGGGATTGGTACCGGCCTGAGGAGCAAACCGAAGATAGGAAGACCTCTTTGGTTAAAAAGACCTCCTTACGGGGATGCAAAAAAAGGGCTCCCTTCACAGGGGAGCCCCTTTGCCCTTGGGCGCTCGGCCCGCCGGTTTGGTTTTATTTTTCAATCGGCGTTTCAAAGAACGCCTTAAAGCCGCGGTAAGCCATATGAATGTCAAGCTTTGCGGTAATCTCCAGCGGCGCGTGCATGGAAAGCACGGGAACGCCGACATCCACAACATCTACATTCAGGTTCGCGATGAACATGGCAACAGTTCCGCCGCCGCCCGCATCTACCTTGCCGAGCTCGCCGGTCTGCCACAGAACGTTGTTCTGATACAGCAGATTGCGCACCTGTGCCATAAATTCCGCAGAAGCGTCGGAGGTGCCGGACTTACCGCGCGAGCCGGTATATTTCATCACGGAAACGCCGTTATTCAGGTAGCAGGAGTTAGCCGGCTCATAGGCGCTGGCATAAATGGGGTCATACGCCGCGCAGACATCCGCAGACAAGCACTGAGAGCGGGTAAATACATCTCTGGCCTCTACGCCGTCGTGCTGGGCCAGCGTTTCCACAAAGTACCGCAGGAACGAGGAGTTCAGGCCGGTGTTTCCGTCGCTGCCGACTTCCTCTTTATCCGCCAGAACGGTGATTGCGGTATGCTCGGGCGTTTTGCATTCCAGAATCGCCGACAAGGCCGGGTAGGCGCACACGCGGTCATCGTGGCCGTAAGCTCCAACCATACTGCGGTCAAAGCCCAAATCCTGCGCGTGCCAGGCAGGCACAAACTCGATTTCAGAGGAAACGAGATCCTCTTCGGTAATTCCGTATTTTTCGTTCAGCAGACGCATCACATTGAGCTTAAACAGACTTTCGCCCTTGCCGGTTTCGGTGCGGACAGGACGGCTGCCTACCAGAATATTCAGGTTTTCGCCCTCAATCGCTTTCGCAAGCGGTTTTGCCATCTGCTCGGCGCCCAAATGCGGCAACAGATCGGTCACGCAGAACTGCGGCTCGCCCGGCTCCTCGCCGATGCGCACATCGACAAAGCTGCCGTCCTTGCGCACAACGCGGCCGTGCATCGCCAGCGGAATGGCTGTCCACTGGTACTTCTTGATGCCGCCATAGTAATGTGACTTGAGCAGCGCCAGATCGTTGGATTCATACAGCGGATAGGGCTTTAAATCCAGACGGGGAGAATCGATATGT
Above is a window of Faecalispora anaeroviscerum DNA encoding:
- a CDS encoding HAD family hydrolase; the encoded protein is MKQFQGAVFDLDGTLLDSMGVWAQIDRDSLGRRGIPVPEDYAKAVALLGFWASAEYTIRRFQLPDTPQQLTEEWNRMAQDAYRFRVELKPGAKEYLSYLREQGVPLAVATSSYRELFVPTLERHGILDWFDAVVTVSEVSRGKGFPDIYEEAARRMERRPQECAVFEDLPGALRGARDGGFYTVGVYDPHSKEEETLMRQMSDRYIRDFRELLE
- a CDS encoding aminopeptidase; translation: MAKKEEKKAGKKEDVKSEKKSAAEEKTEVDRLREELLINRKNGFFSVTDEQVKEADEYCEGYKKFLDLCKTERECVVYAIEEAEKHGFRELDSDSVYHPGDKVYFNNRGKSIILAVIGKKGCREGVRISAAHIDSPRLDLKPYPLYESNDLALLKSHYYGGIKKYQWTAIPLAMHGRVVRKDGSFVDVRIGEEPGEPQFCVTDLLPHLGAEQMAKPLAKAIEGENLNILVGSRPVRTETGKGESLFKLNVMRLLNEKYGITEEDLVSSEIEFVPAWHAQDLGFDRSMVGAYGHDDRVCAYPALSAILECKTPEHTAITVLADKEEVGSDGNTGLNSSFLRYFVETLAQHDGVEARDVFTRSQCLSADVCAAYDPIYASAYEPANSCYLNNGVSVMKYTGSRGKSGTSDASAEFMAQVRNLLYQNNVLWQTGELGKVDAGGGGTVAMFIANLNVDVVDVGVPVLSMHAPLEITAKLDIHMAYRGFKAFFETPIEK